In the Mesorhizobium sp. M1D.F.Ca.ET.043.01.1.1 genome, TATGCGGCGCTGCAACCGGCGCGCGCTTATTATCCAGCCAGGCGAGGCGTACCGTCGTCGACGGGCAAAGGGGACGCACCTGACCGCAGGCGTCTCAATTCCTCCCGAACTGGCGCCCGCTACGGAAAACGTGGTGGGCGTTTTCTTACCCACGCGAAGGCCAGCCGGCCGCGAAACGCCTCCAGCAAGGACCGAAAGCGTCTCCAACTCTCGCGGCCAAGATCCTCAAGCGATAGCTAGAATAGATGAAGCGAGTCATCCGTTCGGTCTAGAAACCCCTTGAGGATGCCCATGCTAGACTCTTGGTTGGCGCAGGGAGCTCCAGCGCTGTGAGCGCCGGTTGGAAAATGGAAGTCCCCCTCCAAAAAGCTGCCCCTCCATCCGGCGCTCATCTATTCAAGGCTCGCCCTTCCTGGGAAGGCTCGCCATTGTTGGCAGTCTCGCCATAATCTCGCCCGGTTCCGGCCATAATCGATTAACATCGTGATAAGCAATTCCTGTGCACAAAGGGATTGGGGATCAAGGTGTTGCTGGCATTCGCGGGCGCTTTGGCTCCGACTGGTGGCGGCGAGACTGTAGGGGACAATCGAAATCATGCAGACCTCGGCGCGCCCGCGTCTTCGTCGCGCTCCTGCCTTTGCGCTGTGCGCCCTTTCTGCGGTGCTGCTTGCCGCCTGCACCTCCACGCCGCAGCCGAAGTCGATGGTCGACAAGCGTCCGCGCTCCAAGGAGTATTTCGCCGAGTCCGAATATGGCGTGAAGGCGAGCCCGCGCGTTGCCTTCATGCGGCGCGGCGGCGGTCGCGACCAGCTCGGCAAGCCCTACCAGGTCCGCGGCAAGTGGTACTATCCCAAGGAAGACAAGAAGTATGCCAAGGTAGGATTGGCGTCCTGGTACGGCGATGCCTTCCACGGCCGGCTCACCGCCAATGGCGAAGTCTATGACACGGCCCAGCTCACGGCAGCGCATCCGACCATGCCGCTGCCGAGCTATGCCCGTGTCACCAACCTCGATACCGGCACCTCGATCATCGTGCGCGTCAACGACCGCGGCCCATACCATGAAGGCCGCATCATCGACGTCTCGGAGCGCGCCGCACAGATGCTCGACTATGGCAAAGTCGGCACCGCCAAGGTGAAGGTCGAATATGTCGGCCGGGCGCCGCTCGACTGCAATGACGACCAGTATCTGATGGCCTCCTATCGTCCCGGCAACAGACGCCCGGATCCGTCCGACGGCCTGCCGACCGGCGTGATGGTGGCCATGAACGGCCCGTCGCCCAGCGTTCAGACGGACGCGCCTCCGCCCGCCGTGCCGTTCCCTGGACAGCTTACCAATTCGGGAGGGGCCTTCGCCGCGCAGCCTGGCCTGTCGGAGCAGCCGGCGGCGCAACCAGCGATGTCGGCGCAGGCGCCGGGCCCGAGCGACGTCGTGCTACCCGATTTCGGGCCGATCGTGCCGGAGCGGCCGGAGTACCGGCTGCCGCCGAACTCGCCTTTCGCGATGGCATCGTTGTCCTACGCGGATGAGCGCGTCAATCGCGCCGACGTCTTTGCCGCCCTCGACGGCAGCGGCATGTCGCCGGCCGACATCTTGCAATCGTGGAAGAAATCCAATCCGCAAGGGCAGGCGCCGGCTTCGGATTATGTCGCCGCCGGATCCTTCGACGATGCCGCCGAAGCAAAGCGCGTGGCAGCGGCTCTCGAGCAGTTCGGCAGGACCGAAATCCAGCGCACCGAGCTCGACGGCAATGATTGGTACGCGGTCAACGTCTATCCGGACGGCCATGGCAGCATCGACGATATGCTGCAGGCGGCCTGGTCGCACGGGGCGCCGGACGCATTGGTTGTGCGAAACTGATCAATTTCGCGAGCGCCGTTGATCCGGCGGAACGAACGCTGATAGCTTGGCCGGGCCAGTCCGGCTAATGGGTCGACACTTCATGCAGTTCCGCATTTTTCCGCCTTTCGCCGGATTCCTGGGATTGGTGCTGGTTCTGCTTTGCATCGTCCCGGCGCGCGCGCAGCTTTTCGAGACCAAGGCGGCCCAGGCCTTCATGATCGACGCCGATACCGGCACGGTGCTGTTTGCCAGGGATGCCGACAAACCGTTTCCGCCGGCCTCCATGGCCAAGCTGATGACGATGGAGGTGGTGTTCAACGCCGTCAAATCGAAGCGGATCACGCTCGACGATACTTTCGTGGTCAGCGAAAACGCCTGGCGCACCGGCGGCGCCCCGTCCGGAACCTCGACCATGTTCGCCAAGCTCAAATCGGCGGTCCGCGTCGAGGATCTGATCCAGGGCGTGACCGTGCAGGCTGCCAATGACGGCTGCATCGTGCTCGCCGAGGGCATGGCGGGCTCGGAGGCGAATTTCGCCGCGCAGATGACGGAGCGCGCCCGCGAGATCGGCCTCTCGAAATCGACCTTCGTCAATTCGACCGGGCTGCCGGCAGATGGCCAGCAGACGACGGCGCGGGAACTCACGATGCTGGCGCTCCACATCTGGCGCGACTATCCGGAATTCTTCCACTATTACGGCCAGCCGGATTTCACCTGGAACAAGATCTCCCAGAGGAACCGCAATCCGCTCTTGGCCATGGGCATCGATGCCGACGGCTTCGTGGCCGGGGCAAGCGAGTCCGCAGGCTTCGGCATTGTCGGCACGGTCAGCCACAACGGTATCCGCGTGATCGCGGCCTTGAGCGGGCTGGCGAGCGACCGGGAACGCTCCGAGGAGGCGCGCAAGCTGCTCGACTGGGGCTCGCGCTCCTTCCAGAAGACGGAGATCTTCGCCAAGGACGAGGTTGTCGGCGAAGCACAGGTTTTTGGCGGCGCCAAATCCGGCGTGGCCTTGAAAGCCAAGGGGCCGGTGGACATCTTTCTGCCGATAGCCAACCGCGACAAGCTGACCGCCAGGATCGTCTATGACGGCCCGGTGGCGGCGCCGGTGGAGGAGGGGCAACCGGTCGGGGAGTTGCGCGTTTGGATAGGCGACACGCTCAGCCAGCGAACGCCGCTTTTCGCCGCCGAGCCGGTGAAAGTCGGCACGCTGCCGCAGCGTGCGCTGGACGCCGCCAAGGAACTGGCTGTCGGCTGGCTGCGTCAGAAGCATTTGTGATCGGGCCGGCTCGTGGACCTTTTGTCGGACGGGAGCTATGACAGCGGCCAGCACGGGCGAAGGCATTCTCGATTGGCGAGCGGATTTTTCATCACCTTCGAAGGCGGCGAAGGAGCCGGCAAGTCGACGCAGATCGAGCGGCTGGCGCGACGCATGCGCGCCAAGAAGTACGAGGTTCTGGTGACGCGCGAGCCGGGCGGCTCGCCGGGCGCCGAGGCGGTGAGGCATGTGCTTCTGTCCGGCGCTGCCGAACCCTTCGGCCCGAAGATGGAGGCGATCCTCTTCGCCGCCGCGCGCTCCGATCATGTCGAGCAGGTGATCAGGCCGGCGGTCGAACGCGGCACGATCGTGCTCTGCGATCGCTTCATCGATTCCTCGCGCGTCTATCAGGGCGTCACCGGCGGGCTCGATCCCGATTTCATGGAGGCGCTGGAGGCGGTCGCCATCAACGGCATGGTTCCCGACATGACGCTGATCTTCGATATCGATCCGGCCGAAGGCCTGAAACGCGCCGCGGCGCGCCGCAGCGCCGGCGACAGCGCCGACCGCTTCGAGAAGGAGACTTTAGCCATCCACCAGCGCCGGCGCGAGGCTTTCCTGGCGATTGCCGAGGCGGAGCCGGATCGCTGCATCGTCATCGATGCGTCGGCCGATCCCGAGACGGTGGAAAACGTCGTCACCGCCGCGGTGTTTACGGTGCTGGAAAAGCGGGTGCCGGCGCAAAGGAAGCAGACGGCGCCGGCATGATCTTCGAACGCATCGCCCCCGAACAGCACGACACGCTGGACGGCGTCCCCGAACCGTCGGAGACACCGCGGCTTATCGGCCATGCGCAGGCAGCCGGCATGCTCACCGCAGCCTATCGGGCCGGCAAGCTGCCGCATGCGCTGATCCTGGCCGGGCCGCACGGCATCGGCAAGGCGACGCTTGCCTTCCACCTGGCGCATCACCTCCTCAAACATCCGGATTTTGCGGCCGCGCCCGAAGCGCTCGCAATTCCCGATCCGGCATCGTCGCTGTTTCGGCAGATCGCCACCGGCGCGCATCCTTCGGTGCTGCATCTGACGCGTCCAGCCAACGACAAGACCAAGAGCTTCAAGACGGTGCTCACCGTCGACGAGATCCGCAAGGTCAGCCGCTTCCTGTCGATGACCTCGCACGACGGCAGCTACCGCGTCGTCATCGTCGACCCGGCCGACGACATGAACACCAATGCCGCCAATGCCTTGCTCAAGAATCTCGAGGAACCGCCGGCGCGCACCCTGTTCATCCTCATCGTGCATGCGCCAGGCAGCCTGTTGCCGACCATCCGCTCGCGTTGCCAGATGGTGCGGCTGACGCCTCTTGCGCCGGACGAACTGATGGAGGTCCTGGAAGGCATCGAGCCGCCGCCGCCAGAGGATCCAGCGGCGCGCGCGGCACTGGCCGAGCGGGCAGGGGGCAGCGCCCGCAACGCGATCCTGCTTACCCAATATGGCGGGCTGGAAATCGCCGGCGCGCTCGATACCCTGGTGGCGGCGCAGAAGCCCGACATTGCCGGCGCGCACCGCCTTGCCGAGGCGGTCGCCGGACGCGACCAGGCGATCCAGTTCGAAATCTTCAACCGCCGCGCGCTCGATCTTCTGTCGGCGGCGGCCAGTGAGGCGGCTTTAGCCGGTGATCTCGCCAGGGCCAAAACGCTGTCCGAGGCTTGGCACGAGGCGCTGAACACGATATCTGAGGCCGAGACCTACAATCTCGACAAGAAGCAGCACGCCCTGACCATGATCGACCGCCTGAATTCTGCGATGCGAATGTGACGGCTTCTCTGGTGCATGCCGTTGGCCCAAAACCGGGGCCACTGGGCGGCATGCAGCGGGATGGCAATCGCCATGCCGATAGTTTATCCACCGCCACAACTCACATTCAGACATTCATGACGGTTCATTCATGTCACGCGACACATTCTACATCACGACCGCGATCTCATACCCGAACGGCAGACCGCATATCGGCCATGCCTACGAGCTGATCGCCACCGATGCGCTCGCCCGGTTCCAGCGGCTCGACGGGAAGGACGTCTATTTCCTGACGGGCACCGACGAGCACGGCATCAAGATGCTGCAGACGGCCCGCAAGGAAGGCATTTCGCCGCGCGAGCTCGCCGATCGCAACGCGGCCGAGTTCAAGCGCATGGCGAGCGCGCTCAACGCGTCCAACGACGATTTCATCCGCACCACGGAGGAGCGGCACTACGCGTCCTCGCAGGCGATCTGGAAGGCGATGGCCGCCAATGGCGACATCTACAGGGGCGGCTATGCCGGCTGGTATTCGGTTCGCGACGAAGCCTATTACGGCGAGGAGGAGACCGAGGTCCGGGCCGACGATATCCGCTACGGACCGCAGGGAACGCCGGTCGAGTGGGTCGAGGAAGAGAGCTATTTCTTCCGGCTTTCGGCCTATCAGGACAAGCTTATCGCGCTTTACGAAAGCCAGCCGGATTTCGTCGGCCCAGCCGAGCGCCGCAACGAGGTGATGAGGTTCGTCAAGTCCGGGCTGAAGGACCTGTCGATTTCGCGCACCACCTTCGACTGGGGCGTGCCGGTGCCAGGCGACGAGAAGCATGTGATGTATGTATGGGTCGACGCCTTGACCAATTACATCACCGGTATCGGCTATCCCGATGAAAGCGCTGAGAAATGGCGTTTCTGGCCAGCCGATGCGCATATCATCGGCAAGGACATCGTGCGCTTCCACGCCATCTACTGGCCTGCCTTCCTGATGTCGGCGGGGATCCCGCTGCCCAAGCGCGTCTTCGGCCACGGATTCCTGTTCAACCGTGGCGAGAAGATGTCGAAGTCGGTCGGCAACGTCATCGACCCGTTCACCATGGTCGAGCATTACGGCGTCGACCAGGTGCGCTATTTCTTCCTGCGCGAGGTCCCTTTCGGCCAGGACGGCAACTACAGCCATGAAGCGATCGTCAACCGGACCAACGCCGATCTCG is a window encoding:
- a CDS encoding DNA polymerase III subunit delta' — protein: MIFERIAPEQHDTLDGVPEPSETPRLIGHAQAAGMLTAAYRAGKLPHALILAGPHGIGKATLAFHLAHHLLKHPDFAAAPEALAIPDPASSLFRQIATGAHPSVLHLTRPANDKTKSFKTVLTVDEIRKVSRFLSMTSHDGSYRVVIVDPADDMNTNAANALLKNLEEPPARTLFILIVHAPGSLLPTIRSRCQMVRLTPLAPDELMEVLEGIEPPPPEDPAARAALAERAGGSARNAILLTQYGGLEIAGALDTLVAAQKPDIAGAHRLAEAVAGRDQAIQFEIFNRRALDLLSAAASEAALAGDLARAKTLSEAWHEALNTISEAETYNLDKKQHALTMIDRLNSAMRM
- the tmk gene encoding dTMP kinase gives rise to the protein MASGFFITFEGGEGAGKSTQIERLARRMRAKKYEVLVTREPGGSPGAEAVRHVLLSGAAEPFGPKMEAILFAAARSDHVEQVIRPAVERGTIVLCDRFIDSSRVYQGVTGGLDPDFMEALEAVAINGMVPDMTLIFDIDPAEGLKRAAARRSAGDSADRFEKETLAIHQRRREAFLAIAEAEPDRCIVIDASADPETVENVVTAAVFTVLEKRVPAQRKQTAPA
- a CDS encoding septal ring lytic transglycosylase RlpA family protein, which translates into the protein MQTSARPRLRRAPAFALCALSAVLLAACTSTPQPKSMVDKRPRSKEYFAESEYGVKASPRVAFMRRGGGRDQLGKPYQVRGKWYYPKEDKKYAKVGLASWYGDAFHGRLTANGEVYDTAQLTAAHPTMPLPSYARVTNLDTGTSIIVRVNDRGPYHEGRIIDVSERAAQMLDYGKVGTAKVKVEYVGRAPLDCNDDQYLMASYRPGNRRPDPSDGLPTGVMVAMNGPSPSVQTDAPPPAVPFPGQLTNSGGAFAAQPGLSEQPAAQPAMSAQAPGPSDVVLPDFGPIVPERPEYRLPPNSPFAMASLSYADERVNRADVFAALDGSGMSPADILQSWKKSNPQGQAPASDYVAAGSFDDAAEAKRVAAALEQFGRTEIQRTELDGNDWYAVNVYPDGHGSIDDMLQAAWSHGAPDALVVRN
- a CDS encoding D-alanyl-D-alanine carboxypeptidase family protein — translated: MQFRIFPPFAGFLGLVLVLLCIVPARAQLFETKAAQAFMIDADTGTVLFARDADKPFPPASMAKLMTMEVVFNAVKSKRITLDDTFVVSENAWRTGGAPSGTSTMFAKLKSAVRVEDLIQGVTVQAANDGCIVLAEGMAGSEANFAAQMTERAREIGLSKSTFVNSTGLPADGQQTTARELTMLALHIWRDYPEFFHYYGQPDFTWNKISQRNRNPLLAMGIDADGFVAGASESAGFGIVGTVSHNGIRVIAALSGLASDRERSEEARKLLDWGSRSFQKTEIFAKDEVVGEAQVFGGAKSGVALKAKGPVDIFLPIANRDKLTARIVYDGPVAAPVEEGQPVGELRVWIGDTLSQRTPLFAAEPVKVGTLPQRALDAAKELAVGWLRQKHL
- the metG gene encoding methionine--tRNA ligase; its protein translation is MSRDTFYITTAISYPNGRPHIGHAYELIATDALARFQRLDGKDVYFLTGTDEHGIKMLQTARKEGISPRELADRNAAEFKRMASALNASNDDFIRTTEERHYASSQAIWKAMAANGDIYRGGYAGWYSVRDEAYYGEEETEVRADDIRYGPQGTPVEWVEEESYFFRLSAYQDKLIALYESQPDFVGPAERRNEVMRFVKSGLKDLSISRTTFDWGVPVPGDEKHVMYVWVDALTNYITGIGYPDESAEKWRFWPADAHIIGKDIVRFHAIYWPAFLMSAGIPLPKRVFGHGFLFNRGEKMSKSVGNVIDPFTMVEHYGVDQVRYFFLREVPFGQDGNYSHEAIVNRTNADLANGLGNLAQRSLSMIAKNCGGAVPKRGELAEADRVILDQAVEALVVARKTMAEQGIHLALAAIFGVVAEADRYFASQEPWALRKTDPERMETVLWTTAEVVRRVTVLSQPFIPGSAAKLLDLLAVPADKRNFEHVHAEHALVPGTALPVPEGVFPRYVEQDAKA